In Chromatiaceae bacterium, a single genomic region encodes these proteins:
- the nuoK gene encoding NADH-quinone oxidoreductase subunit NuoK encodes MIALSDYLVVGAILFSLSVAGIFLNRKNVILLLMCIELMLLAVNINFIGFSHFLGDTAGQVFVFFILTVAAAEAAIGLAILVVLFRSRHTINVADLDTLKG; translated from the coding sequence ATGATCGCACTGTCGGATTACCTGGTGGTCGGCGCGATCCTGTTCTCGTTGAGCGTGGCCGGCATCTTCCTGAACCGCAAGAACGTGATACTGCTGCTGATGTGCATCGAGCTGATGCTGTTGGCGGTCAACATTAACTTCATCGGTTTTTCGCACTTCCTCGGCGATACGGCCGGGCAGGTGTTCGTGTTTTTCATTCTGACCGTGGCGGCCGCCGAGGCCGCGATCGGCCTGGCGATCCTGGTGGTGTTGTTCCGTAGCCGGCACACCATCAATGTCGCCGATCTGGATACCTTGAAGGGCTAG